The Euwallacea similis isolate ESF13 chromosome 37, ESF131.1, whole genome shotgun sequence genomic interval attagaaaaaatttgatttgaaaaaagtaaaaatccaaaatggcgcctgtaagaaaaaaaggtTGATGATAATTGTCGAAATTCGAAACGTCGGACTTCAAGTGCGACTTCGCCGCGGTGTTGCAGaggaaaaattgcattgatgaaatgtcaataattttgaattacttcGGAAATTAAGCTgaggagaaattttaaaaaatttacaaaatttcaatttttccaaatagcTTCGAAAATCATCGGAATTTTTTAGATGTCGAATCGACATAGTCTCAAACTCTAACTCGCGCGAATTTTTCCTGACTTAACCGACCTCGTACCTTCCATGGTACCCGAGGTCCTGTTGGTTGAGCTCTAGaaaggaacaccctgtaaaatgtTTATCTCGACAACGAAGCGATGAGAGATTTAGCACTGAATTACGCAGATGCCTCTGTAACTCATCAATTTATgcacatatgtatatagatCACAAAGGAGTCGAAATCTTTTTAGAAGAGAAACTTggcgatttaaaaattcactcTCCGTACAGAAGTTACATTACGCCAAAAAAGAACGGTTCTCTTTCCACTGACCGCCATACATCATATCAGCAacccaaatttcaaattctgcATAGCTACATCTTTAAAAAGCAAATCGTCCGCTTTGTCCGCATACTAAGTACTACCGGATCTATAGCGGAACCGCACCATCTTTGCTATGGTATTCGGGTACTGCCTAATCAATATACAAATCAGCAAAATACTGAGTGACCCGGTATGATAGTCGTATAAAACTGCACCCactctattaaaaattcattgattAGTTTCTTGTCAATCTGTGCACACCGAAAATGTGGAGGTTGACTTGTGCTCTTTTGGCTGTGGCTGCAGCTACGTCAGTGAGGGCTGAAAGCGTCTCACCCCGGTCGGGTGATGAGTTGGTCTCCGCGGTACTCAGCAGGTGCGGAGGCATGGAATGTGTTAAGGAGTACGTTTTGGTGTACCTGGATAATGTGTTGGGACTGCAAACTGATGCTAGAAGTGCTCAGGTGACTAATTTCCTCTTATTTATACAAAACGCTAATTAGCACGATATTTTAGAACATTGATAACGCCATTTACAAACGCGTCGCCAGAGTTTTGGAAACTCAAGAGTTCAGGATGAGAGTTCCAGAAGTTTTGGCAGAAAGCACCTACATAGTCTACAACCCTTACAGCGGCCTGGATGTGATCACCAACGAAAACGAATGTAAGTAGGTCGCTATGATTGAATTCTGGAATTTGATGGAAACCTTAGCTAGAGGACTCCTGAAGAAGAAGCTCCTGCTTCCATTCCTGCTTCTCTTTAAGCTGAAAACCAAGCTTCTAATGCCGATCTTCGTATTGCTCACCAGTCTCAAAGCCTTCAAAGCTCTTATCCTATCTAAACTCGCCATCGTGCTAGTGCTAGGATTCATCATTTACCAGTTGGTTGGCAAATCAGGTACTTCACCTTGCACCAAAGCAATGatgtaaaatttatcaacCCTTAACGTTTCCAAAGGTATGCCAATGCCAATGATGACTATGGCCCCAGCAGAGCCTCCAATGCCTCTTTACGGAGCCCCAGCCCCTGCTCCGTCCACAGCCCCCCCTAGTTCGTACGAGCCAGGATGGGAACCCAACACAGGGGGACCCTATTCGAGAGTCTGGACCGCTTCGAATAACGATGCCCAGAATATGG includes:
- the Osi20 gene encoding uncharacterized protein Osi20, whose protein sequence is MWRLTCALLAVAAATSVRAESVSPRSGDELVSAVLSRCGGMECVKEYVLVYLDNVLGLQTDARSAQNIDNAIYKRVARVLETQEFRMRVPEVLAESTYIVYNPYSGLDVITNENESRGLLKKKLLLPFLLLFKLKTKLLMPIFVLLTSLKAFKALILSKLAIVLVLGFIIYQLVGKSGMPMPMMTMAPAEPPMPLYGAPAPAPSTAPPSSYEPGWEPNTGGPYSRVWTASNNDAQNMAYSAYYPGPSTSTGSSTSRP